A stretch of Microtus pennsylvanicus isolate mMicPen1 chromosome 5, mMicPen1.hap1, whole genome shotgun sequence DNA encodes these proteins:
- the Adra2a gene encoding alpha-2A adrenergic receptor encodes MFRQEQPLAEGSFAPMGSLQPDSGNTSWNGTEAPGGGTRATPYSLQVTLTLVCLAGLLMLFTVFGNVLVIIAVFTSRALKAPQNLFLVSLASADILVATLVIPFSLANEVMGYWYFGKVWCEIYLALDVLFCTSSIVHLCAISLDRYWSITQAIEYNLKRTPRRIKAIIVTVWVISAVISFPPLISIEKKGAGGGQQPAEPSCKINDQKWYVISSSIGSFFAPCLIMILVYVRIYQIAKRRTRVPPSRRGPDACSAPPGGADHRPNGLGPERGAGPAGAEAEPLPTQLNGAPGEPAPAGSRDGDALDLEESSSSEHAERPPGLRRPERGPRAKGKTRVSQVKPGDSLPRRGPGAAGPGTAGSGPGEERGAKASRWRGRQNREKRFTFVLAVVIGVFVVCWFPFFFTYTLIAVGCPVPYQLFNFFFWFGYCNSSLNPVIYTIFNHDFRRAFKKILCRGDRKRIV; translated from the coding sequence ATGTTCCGCCAGGAGCAGCCGCTGGCTGAGGGCAGCTTTGCGCCCATGGGCTCCCTGCAGCCGGACTCTGGCAACACGAGCTGGAACGGGACTGAGGCGCCCGGGGGCGGCACCCGGGCCACCCCTTATTCCCTGCAGGTGACACTGACTCTGGTGTGCCTGGCTGGCCTGTTGATGCTGTTCACGGTGTTTGGCAACGTGCTGGTTATTATTGCAGTGTTCACCAGTCGTGCACTTAAAGCGCCCCAAAACCTCTTCCTGGTGTCTCTGGCCTCAGCGGACATCCTGGTGGCCACGCTGGTCATTCCCTTTTCTTTGGCCAACGAGGTTATGGGCTACTGGTACTTTGGTAAGGTGTGGTGCGAGATCTACTTGGCTCTCGACGTGCTCTTTTGCACGTCGTCCATAGTGCACCTGTGCGCCATCAGCCTGGACCGCTACTGGTCCATCACACAGGCCATCGAGTACAACCTGAAGCGCACACCACGCCGGATCAAGGCTATCATCGTCACCGTGTGGGTCATCTCGGCCGTCATCTCCTTCCCGCCCCTCATCTCCATAGAGAAGAAGGGCGCTGGAGGCGGCCAGCAGCCGGCCGAACCAAGCTGCAAGATCAATGACCAGAAGTGGTATGTCATCTCGTCGTCCATCGGTTCCTTCTTCGCGCCTTGCCTCATCATGATCCTGGTCTATGTGCGTATCTATCAGATCGCCAAGCGTCGCACCCGCGTGCCGCCCAGCCGCCGGGGTCCAGACGCTTGTTCCGCGCCACCTGGGGGCGCCGATCACAGGCCCAACGGCCTGGGCCCGGAACGCGGAGCGGGCCCCGCAGGCGCCGAGGCCGAGCCTCTCCCCACCCAGCTTAACGGTGCCCCGGGGGAGCCCGCGCCCGCTGGGTCCCGCGACGGGGATGCGCTGGACCTAGAGGAGAGTTCGTCGTCCGAGCATGCCGAGCGGCCCCCGGGACTCCGTAGACCCGAGCGCGGTCCCCGGGCCAAGGGCAAGACCCGGGTGAGCCAGGTGAAGCCGGGAGACAGTCTGCCTCGGCGCGGGCCTGGGGCCGCGGGGCCTGGGACTGCTGGGTCCGGGCCTGGAGAGGAGCGCGGTGCCAAAGCGTCGCGCTGGCGCGGGCGGCAGAACCGCGAGAAACGCTTCACGTTCGTGCTGGCAGTGGTCATCGGCGTGTTCGTGGTGTGTTGGTTCCCGTTCTTTTTCACGTACACACTCATAGCGGTCGGCTGCCCCGTGCCCTACCAGCTCTTCAACTTCTTCTTCTGGTTCGGCTACTGCAACAGCTCGCTGAACCCGGTCATCTACACCATCTTCAACCACGACTTCCGCCGCGCCTTCAAGAAGATCCTCTGCCGTGGGGACAGAAAGCGCATCGTGTGA